A DNA window from Prevotella intermedia ATCC 25611 = DSM 20706 contains the following coding sequences:
- a CDS encoding HAD family hydrolase, producing the protein MIKGYIFDYGGTIDTCGCHWGMKIWHAYEQLGFPVTEEQYREAYVYAERTLGKNPIIQPDFTFRRTLEEKIRLQFEHLQLQGLVAATGFSLANNRAKVVEVLYNDVVRTVAESKEVLLKLKESYPLVLVSNFYGNIGVVLQEFGLDGIFKEIIESAVVKVRKPDPRIYQLGVEALQLPAENIVVVGDSYDKDIVPAHSIGCKTVWIKGESWTPDEQEQGVADRVITSLKELNI; encoded by the coding sequence ATGATTAAAGGATATATATTCGACTATGGCGGAACCATAGATACGTGTGGCTGCCATTGGGGAATGAAGATTTGGCACGCCTACGAGCAGCTTGGTTTCCCCGTAACGGAGGAACAATATCGCGAAGCCTACGTTTATGCCGAGCGAACGTTGGGCAAGAATCCGATTATACAGCCCGACTTCACCTTCCGTCGCACATTGGAAGAGAAGATAAGACTGCAATTCGAGCATCTGCAACTGCAAGGACTGGTTGCTGCAACGGGCTTTTCGCTCGCCAACAACCGCGCTAAGGTGGTGGAAGTGCTCTACAACGACGTTGTCAGAACCGTGGCGGAAAGTAAGGAAGTGCTGCTGAAACTCAAGGAAAGCTATCCGCTCGTATTGGTGAGTAACTTCTATGGCAACATCGGTGTAGTGCTGCAAGAGTTCGGTTTAGACGGTATCTTCAAGGAAATCATAGAGAGCGCAGTGGTAAAGGTGCGCAAGCCCGACCCACGCATCTATCAGCTGGGCGTCGAAGCCTTACAGTTGCCTGCCGAAAACATCGTTGTGGTGGGCGATAGTTACGATAAAGACATTGTGCCTGCCCATTCCATCGGCTGCAAAACCGTATGGATAAAAGGCGAAAGCTGGACACCCGACGAGCAGGAACAGGGCGTGGCAGACCGTGTGATAACGAGCTTGAAGGAACTGAATATATGA